GCGGATATACCCACTAATGCCTGGTTAAACAGGTCCAGTCCCAGCCATTGTGAAATTGAGACTGCCAGCATTCCTTTGCTCAGATCGCCAGTGAGCGTAAGCAGTGCTGCCGATCGACTTCCCACCCGTAATACATTCGTTGCACCGGGGTTGCCTGAGCCCTGTTGACGGGGGTCGCCTATCCCCATAAAGTGACAAACGAGAATCGCCGTGGGGATGGAGCCCAACAGATAAGCTGCGAACATGACGGAGAGTGTTATGGTGGCATCCGCTGCGATCATATGTCTTACCGTGGTTTTAAGTTTTCTTTAATATAGTTATTGTATTTTATATAACGCACTTAGGCTCAGGATGAAAGCTATTGGTGCAGGAAAGAGGTTCAGGGATGAAGAAGTTTATAGGCTTGATGATGATATTATTGGCCGATATGAGTTTTGCTGGCTTTAGAATGGATGATGGCAGTCGGGTTGGCGCGGGCGATAATATCAACCTTATCTACGCTCACTGGGGTCGGGAAACGATGCGGGTTAGTAGCAAAAAAACCTGCAATCGTATTATTAAGCTGAAGCGGGAGTATTGCTCAACTCGCCGACTTATCTGGCAAAAAGATGGGCGTTATATGATGGTCCAGATTAAAGGGCAGATGATCATAAAAACAGGCTGGACTCGCTCTCAGAGAGAGCTGAAAACTGTATTCTGACTTTTTTATTTCGGGGCTCAAATTAATTATTGTGTTGTAAGGGTTTTGTCTTGGATATTGTGTACATTGAGGGTTTACAGGTCGAAACCGTTATTGGAATTTACGACTGGGAGCGAGAGATTCGTCAGGTAGTTTGCCTGGATGTTCAGATGGCTACGGATATTCAAGCGGCGGCTGCTTCTGAAGATATTGATAGTACCCTTAACTATAAAACCGTATCTGACCGACTTATCAGCTTTATTGAAACCAGTGAATTTCTATTGGTAGAAACGATGGCCGAAGAGATTGCTCAGATTGTGTTAAGTGAGTTTGGCGTGCGCTGGTTGAAGCTAAAGCTGGGTAAGCCAGGTGCAGTGCCCACTGCTCGAGATGTGGGTGTAATTATTGAACGGGGGGAGCGTTTCTGATGGCTCAGGTATTTGTCAGTATCGGTAGTAATGCCGATCGTGAATTATATATTGGACGTTGTCTGGATGCGCTGGATGCGCTGTTTGAAAAGCTGGAACTCTCTCCTGTTTATGAGAGTGAGTCAGTTGGGTTTGATGGTGATAATTTTTACAATCTGGTGGCGTCGTTTAAAACCGAACTGTCGGTCGGGGAGCTGAGTAAGCAGCTGAAACAGGTGGAGGATGATAATGATCGTTGTCGGACGTCGCCAAGGTTTAGTGGTCGTACGCTTGATATCGATCTCCTTACCTATGATGCTTTGATTGGTGATATTGAAGGTGTTTCTCTTCCCCGGGAAGAGATTACAGAGAATGCGTTTGTACTGTGGCCCTTAGCGGAGCTCGCCCCAAAAGAACGACATCCGGTGCTGGCGGAGACTTATCAGCAACTATGGCTGGATTATGATAAAGAGAAACAATTGTTAAATCCTGTGTCTTTTATTTGGCATGAGAGAGACCTTTCTGCATGAATAACTGACGGGTATTGGGAAAATAAAGGAGCTTATGATGGGAACCGGATCACTCATTTTTTTAGTTGTTATAGCAATACTAGTCTTTTATGTAGTGGCTATTTATAACCGCCTGGTAACGCTTAAAAATCGATTTCAGAACAGCTTTGCGCAGATCGATGTGCAATTAAAGCGGCGCTACGATCTGATTCCAAATCTGGTTGAAACCGCTAAAGCTTATCTTGAGCATGAGCGTGGAACGCTGGAGGCGGTCATTGCTGCCCGAAATGAAGCGATGGCAGGACTTAAGGCCGCTGCAGCAAACCCGGAAAGTGCACAGGCATTGTCGCAACTTGCTAAAGCCGAGGGGGGCCTGCAAGGGGCGCTGGGTAAGTTAAGTATTGTGGTGGAGGATTATCCTGATCTGAAAGCCGATACCAATATGCGCCAGTTAAGTGAAGAGCTTACCTCAACTGAGAACCGTGTGTCCTTCGCTCGCCAGGCTTTTAATGATGCTGTCACTGACTACAATAGTTATAAGCAGAGCTTTCCTCCGGTGATTCTGGCAGGAACTTTTGGGCACGTTAAAGATGCGTCTTTATTAGAGTTTGCGGACAAAGAACAGCTTCAGGCTGCACCTAAAGTTAGTTTCTGAAGGCTTTAAATTAGAGTGCTCCAATGTAGGTTCTGCAAATGAATTTCTATGCGGCTCAAGATCAGGCCCGTAAGAGCAGTCGTGTGTTGTTACTGCTCTTTATTCTTCTTAATTTGGCAATGGTGTGCCTGATTAATCTCTTGTTTGCCTGGTATCTCTGGGTAAATGATGACCCTCTGTCTCTGCCGGACAGAGTATTTCTAGATTACCTCAGTTGGGAACGTATTTTTATTGTGGCGACAGCGATAGGTCTGCTATTGATCTTTGCAGCCTGGCTGAAATGGCTTGATGTAAAGCAGGGAGGTGGCGCGGTTGCTGAACAGTTTGGCGGCAGTCAGATACTTCATTCGACGGCAGATAGTAGCGAAAGACAATTGCTTAATGTGGTAGAGGAGATGGCGTTGGCAGCAGGTGTGCCAGTGCCGCCTGTATATGTTATGCGTCAAGAGACGGGTATCAACGCTTTTGCAGCCGGTCTTGGTCTGACCGATGCTGCTATTTGTGTGACTCGGGGGGCTTTGGATGGGCTTAACCGGGATCAATTGCAGGGCGTTATTGCCCACGAATTCAGTCATATACTTAACGGCGATATGCGTCTCAATATGCGTTTATTGATCATGCTGCATGGCATGGTGTTTTTCGGCGAGCTTGGACGAATGTTTGCCAGTAGCCGCACCAGTTGGTGGGTTGATTCAAGTAAGTCGCGTAACTCCAGTCGCGGCTATCTGGTGTTGCTGGGTTTGGGGCTGATGATTATCGGCTGGTGCGGGGTCTTGTTGGGTAACATGCTAAAAGCGGCGATTAGCCGGCAGCGTGAGTTTCTGGCGGATGCTTCGGCTGTGCAATTTACCCGTAATCCTGATGGTATAGGCGGGGCGCTGAAAGTGATTGGCGGAAGCTCGTTCCAGGGGCATATGAATCACCCCAGCAGCCAGGAGGCAGGTCATC
The genomic region above belongs to Amphritea japonica ATCC BAA-1530 and contains:
- the folB gene encoding dihydroneopterin aldolase, with the protein product MDIVYIEGLQVETVIGIYDWEREIRQVVCLDVQMATDIQAAAASEDIDSTLNYKTVSDRLISFIETSEFLLVETMAEEIAQIVLSEFGVRWLKLKLGKPGAVPTARDVGVIIERGERF
- the folK gene encoding 2-amino-4-hydroxy-6-hydroxymethyldihydropteridine diphosphokinase; amino-acid sequence: MAQVFVSIGSNADRELYIGRCLDALDALFEKLELSPVYESESVGFDGDNFYNLVASFKTELSVGELSKQLKQVEDDNDRCRTSPRFSGRTLDIDLLTYDALIGDIEGVSLPREEITENAFVLWPLAELAPKERHPVLAETYQQLWLDYDKEKQLLNPVSFIWHERDLSA
- a CDS encoding LemA family protein, encoding MGTGSLIFLVVIAILVFYVVAIYNRLVTLKNRFQNSFAQIDVQLKRRYDLIPNLVETAKAYLEHERGTLEAVIAARNEAMAGLKAAAANPESAQALSQLAKAEGGLQGALGKLSIVVEDYPDLKADTNMRQLSEELTSTENRVSFARQAFNDAVTDYNSYKQSFPPVILAGTFGHVKDASLLEFADKEQLQAAPKVSF